One genomic segment of Mycolicibacterium psychrotolerans includes these proteins:
- the sigE gene encoding RNA polymerase sigma factor SigE: MTDGAHRDQIGLPDDGKKVSLRRVVALERSLDDRGSHDMEDPTTTTVTGPTAAPVSMAHLEQFTDAEWVEPTDELTGTAVFDATGDHAAMPSWDELVRQHADRVYRLAYRLSGNQHDAEDLTQETFIRVFRSVQNYQPGTFEGWLHRITTNLFLDMVRRRGRIRMEALPEDYERVPADEPNPEQIYHDSRLGPDLQAALDSLPPEFRAAVVLCDIEGLSYEEIGATLGVKLGTVRSRIHRGRQALRDYLARHSDVDVRDAARSA; this comes from the coding sequence ATGACAGACGGCGCGCACCGCGACCAGATCGGACTGCCCGACGACGGGAAGAAAGTGTCGCTGCGCCGTGTTGTTGCCCTCGAGCGGTCTCTCGACGACCGCGGTTCGCACGACATGGAGGATCCGACGACCACCACAGTGACCGGCCCCACCGCCGCTCCCGTTTCGATGGCACACCTCGAGCAGTTCACCGATGCCGAATGGGTCGAGCCGACCGACGAGCTGACCGGCACCGCGGTCTTCGACGCCACCGGCGATCACGCCGCGATGCCCAGCTGGGACGAGCTGGTCCGCCAGCACGCCGACCGGGTGTACCGGCTGGCCTACCGCCTGTCGGGCAATCAGCACGACGCGGAGGACCTGACGCAGGAGACCTTCATCCGGGTGTTCCGCTCCGTGCAGAACTACCAGCCCGGCACGTTCGAGGGCTGGCTGCACCGCATCACCACGAACCTGTTCCTCGACATGGTCCGCCGCCGCGGCCGCATCCGGATGGAAGCGCTGCCCGAGGACTACGAGCGGGTGCCCGCCGACGAGCCCAATCCCGAGCAGATCTACCACGACTCGCGGCTGGGCCCCGACCTGCAGGCCGCGCTCGACTCCCTGCCCCCTGAGTTCCGCGCCGCCGTGGTGCTGTGCGACATCGAGGGGCTGTCCTACGAGGAGATCGGCGCGACGCTTGGCGTCAAGCTGGGCACCGTGCGCAGCCGCATCCACCGTGGCCGCCAGGCGCTGCGCGACTACCTCGCCCGCCACTCCGACGTCGACGTGCGCGACGCGGCCAGATCGGCCTGA
- the rseA gene encoding anti-sigma E factor RseA → MFDPGHAFRRAFSWLPTQFASQSDAPVGPRQFGSTEHLSTEAVAAFVDGELRMSAHLRAAHHMSMCPQCATEVDAQRQAREVLRDACPVAMPSSLLGLLSQIPQHAPIEQPEPADTAQLADGAPRARRKRR, encoded by the coding sequence GTGTTCGATCCCGGACACGCGTTCCGTCGCGCTTTCTCCTGGCTCCCCACCCAGTTCGCCTCTCAGAGTGACGCCCCGGTCGGGCCACGTCAGTTCGGTTCCACCGAGCACCTGTCCACCGAAGCCGTAGCCGCGTTCGTCGACGGCGAGTTGCGCATGAGCGCGCACCTGCGCGCCGCGCACCACATGTCGATGTGTCCGCAGTGTGCGACCGAGGTCGACGCCCAGCGCCAGGCCCGGGAAGTGCTGCGTGACGCGTGTCCGGTGGCGATGCCGAGCTCACTTCTGGGCCTGTTGTCCCAGATCCCGCAGCACGCACCGATCGAGCAACCGGAACCGGCCGACACCGCGCAGTTGGCTGACGGCGCGCCGCGCGCCCGTCGCAAGCGTCGGTAG
- the htrA gene encoding serine protease HtrA, with the protein MTNLDQTGRERLEPRPVSRPPVDPAAQRAFGRPDGVDGSFVNKGQARDQGEYAPKDQPPDPVLAEAFGRPYRGGDSLQRHPTDAGALEAERGGAGDDADDPWRNPGAPVGLGTPALTHSAPAAVAAPAGKLGVRDVLFGGKVSYVALGVLAIVALVIGIAGGLVGRKTAEVVEAFTTSKVTLETGDNGEPPQGQFAKVAAAVADSVVTIEATSDTEGAQGSGVIVDGRGYIVTNNHVISEAATNPSKFKMSVVFNDGKEVPANLVGRDPKTDLAVLKVDNVDNLVVARLGDSEKLRVGEEVIAAGAPLGLRSTVTHGIISALHRPVPLSGDGSDTDTVIDGVQTDASINHGNSGGPLINMNSEVIGINTAGKSLSDSASGLGFAIPVNEVKQVVETLIQSGKMAHPTLGLTARSVSNDVSKGAQIANVTAGGPAERAGILENDVVVKVGNREVADADEMVVAVRQLKIGEPAPVEVVRDGRRVTLMVTPGPDNST; encoded by the coding sequence GTGACCAATCTGGACCAGACCGGTCGGGAACGTCTCGAACCGCGCCCCGTGTCCCGTCCGCCGGTTGATCCGGCGGCCCAGCGTGCCTTCGGCAGGCCCGACGGCGTGGACGGATCTTTCGTCAACAAGGGCCAGGCGCGCGATCAGGGCGAGTACGCACCAAAGGACCAACCACCGGACCCGGTGCTGGCCGAGGCCTTCGGCCGGCCGTACCGGGGCGGCGACTCGCTGCAGCGGCACCCGACCGACGCGGGAGCTCTCGAGGCCGAGCGCGGCGGTGCCGGTGACGACGCCGACGATCCGTGGCGCAACCCGGGTGCGCCCGTGGGGCTGGGCACCCCGGCGCTCACCCACAGCGCACCCGCCGCGGTTGCTGCGCCGGCCGGGAAGCTGGGCGTGCGCGACGTGCTGTTCGGCGGGAAGGTGTCCTACGTCGCGCTGGGCGTGCTGGCCATCGTCGCGCTGGTGATCGGCATCGCCGGCGGCTTGGTCGGCCGCAAGACCGCAGAGGTGGTCGAGGCGTTCACCACGTCGAAGGTGACGCTGGAAACCGGCGACAACGGCGAGCCGCCGCAGGGTCAGTTCGCGAAAGTAGCTGCAGCCGTTGCTGATTCGGTGGTGACGATCGAGGCGACCAGTGACACCGAGGGCGCGCAGGGCTCCGGTGTCATCGTCGACGGCCGCGGCTACATCGTCACCAACAACCACGTCATCTCCGAGGCGGCCACCAACCCGAGCAAGTTCAAGATGTCGGTCGTCTTCAACGACGGCAAGGAGGTGCCCGCCAACCTGGTCGGCCGTGACCCGAAGACCGACCTGGCGGTGCTCAAGGTCGACAACGTCGACAACCTCGTCGTGGCGCGGCTCGGGGACTCCGAGAAGCTGCGCGTCGGCGAAGAGGTGATCGCCGCCGGCGCCCCGCTGGGCCTGCGCAGCACGGTCACCCACGGCATCATCAGCGCGCTGCACCGGCCTGTACCGCTGTCCGGCGACGGGTCGGACACCGACACCGTCATCGACGGCGTGCAGACCGACGCGTCCATCAACCACGGCAACTCCGGCGGCCCGCTGATCAACATGAACTCCGAGGTGATCGGCATCAACACCGCGGGCAAGTCGCTCTCCGACAGCGCCAGCGGGCTCGGGTTCGCGATCCCGGTCAACGAGGTGAAGCAGGTCGTGGAGACGCTGATCCAGAGCGGCAAGATGGCGCACCCCACCCTGGGGCTGACCGCACGCTCGGTGAGCAACGACGTGTCCAAGGGCGCCCAGATCGCCAATGTGACCGCGGGCGGTCCCGCCGAGCGGGCCGGCATCCTGGAGAACGATGTCGTCGTCAAGGTCGGCAACCGCGAGGTCGCCGACGCCGACGAGATGGTCGTCGCCGTGCGTCAGCTCAAGATCGGCGAACCCGCCCCGGTCGAGGTGGTCCGCGACGGCCGTCGCGTCACGCTGATGGTGACCCCCGGCCCCGACAACAGCACGTAG
- the tatB gene encoding Sec-independent protein translocase protein TatB, giving the protein MFANVGWGEMLVLVIAGLVILGPERLPGAIRWTSGAVRQARDYISGATSQLRQDLGPEFDDLREPLSELQKLRGMTPRAALTKHLLDGDDSIFTGRFDAPSTPEKPQTPPEKPQSGPGPIDASPGATRFDPDAT; this is encoded by the coding sequence ATGTTCGCCAACGTCGGCTGGGGCGAGATGCTGGTCCTGGTGATCGCCGGTCTGGTGATCCTGGGTCCGGAGCGGCTGCCCGGCGCGATCCGCTGGACCTCCGGCGCGGTGCGTCAGGCGAGGGACTACATCTCGGGCGCGACCAGCCAGCTGCGCCAGGACCTGGGCCCGGAGTTCGATGATCTGCGCGAACCGCTGTCCGAACTGCAGAAGCTGCGGGGCATGACGCCGCGCGCGGCGCTGACCAAGCACCTGCTCGACGGCGACGACTCGATCTTCACCGGACGCTTCGACGCGCCGAGCACCCCGGAGAAGCCGCAGACCCCGCCGGAGAAGCCGCAGTCCGGCCCTGGGCCGATCGATGCCTCGCCGGGCGCGACCCGGTTCGACCCGGACGCGACGTAG
- a CDS encoding Mrp/NBP35 family ATP-binding protein, with the protein MPANTSDLTAAVRAALTKVIDPELRRPITDVGMVKNVTVEAGGSVHVEIYLTTSACPKKTEISDRVTRAVSDVPGTGAVRVTLDVMNDEQRAELRKLLRGDSREPVIPFAQPGSLTRVYAVASGKGGVGKSSVTVNLAAAMAARGLSVGLLDADIYGHSVPRMMGTTDRPTQVDSMILPPVAHDVRVISIAMFTQGNTPVVWRGPMLHRALQQFLADVYWGDLDVLLLDLPPGTGDIAISVSQLIPGAEILVVTTPQLAAAEVAERAGAIALQTRQRIAGVVENMAGLLMPDGSTMQLFGEGGGRRVAESLSRSVGADVPLLGQVPLDPALVAAGDTGIPLVLSAPDSPAGVELCKIADSLSSRKRGLAGMSLGLDPAGR; encoded by the coding sequence ATGCCTGCGAATACCTCTGACCTGACCGCGGCCGTGCGCGCGGCGCTGACCAAGGTGATCGACCCCGAACTGCGGCGCCCCATCACCGACGTCGGCATGGTCAAGAACGTCACCGTCGAGGCGGGTGGATCCGTGCACGTCGAGATCTACCTGACCACCTCGGCCTGCCCGAAGAAGACCGAGATCTCCGACCGGGTCACCCGGGCCGTCAGCGACGTCCCCGGCACCGGCGCGGTCCGGGTCACCCTCGACGTGATGAACGACGAGCAGCGCGCCGAGCTGCGCAAGCTGCTGCGCGGCGACTCGCGCGAGCCGGTGATCCCTTTCGCGCAGCCCGGCTCGCTGACCCGGGTCTACGCGGTCGCCTCCGGCAAGGGCGGGGTCGGCAAGTCCAGCGTCACGGTGAACCTGGCCGCCGCGATGGCCGCCCGCGGCCTGTCGGTCGGTCTGCTCGACGCCGACATCTACGGCCACTCGGTGCCCCGCATGATGGGCACCACCGACCGCCCCACCCAGGTCGACTCGATGATCCTGCCACCGGTGGCCCACGACGTACGGGTGATCTCGATCGCGATGTTCACCCAGGGCAACACCCCGGTGGTGTGGCGTGGACCGATGCTGCACCGCGCGCTGCAGCAGTTCCTCGCCGACGTGTACTGGGGTGACCTCGACGTGCTGCTGCTGGACCTGCCGCCGGGCACCGGCGACATCGCGATCTCGGTGTCGCAGCTGATCCCGGGCGCGGAGATCCTGGTTGTCACCACTCCCCAGCTCGCCGCGGCGGAGGTCGCCGAGCGTGCCGGCGCCATCGCGCTGCAGACCCGCCAGCGCATCGCCGGCGTCGTCGAGAACATGGCAGGGCTGCTGATGCCGGACGGGTCGACGATGCAGCTGTTCGGTGAGGGCGGCGGCCGCCGGGTCGCCGAGAGTCTGTCGCGCTCGGTAGGTGCCGACGTGCCGCTGCTGGGCCAGGTGCCGCTGGATCCGGCGCTGGTGGCCGCAGGCGACACCGGGATTCCGCTGGTGCTCAGCGCGCCCGACTCTCCGGCAGGCGTCGAGCTGTGCAAGATCGCGGACTCGCTGTCCAGCCGCAAGCGCGGGCTGGCCGGCATGTCGCTGGGTCTGGACCCGGCCGGCCGTTAG